One Novipirellula galeiformis genomic region harbors:
- the cmoA gene encoding carboxy-S-adenosyl-L-methionine synthase CmoA, with product MSFGFASPDNANLNTTGPDPMGRVENQQPPMKRDRIYSLPHGRVGDFTFDEQVVEVFPDMIARSVPGYASILSMIEQLAGRFVQPHTNVYDLGCSLGAATLLMQRQVPRDCTIHAVDNAPAMIDRLRLKLQATLPDPNQGTVEVHQADVCEFPMTNASFVVLNLTLQFIATEQRATLLNAVADALVPGGALLVSEKICFEDAKQQSLLNDLHHDFKRANGYSDLEIAQKRTALENRLLPETMKTHVDRLYAAGFDCVVPWFQCFNFVSILAVKAGAAP from the coding sequence ATGAGTTTCGGATTCGCTTCTCCTGATAACGCAAACCTCAATACGACCGGGCCTGACCCCATGGGCCGTGTGGAAAACCAGCAACCGCCAATGAAACGCGACCGAATCTATTCGTTGCCCCATGGACGCGTCGGCGACTTCACTTTTGACGAACAGGTCGTCGAAGTGTTTCCCGACATGATCGCGCGCTCGGTGCCCGGCTATGCCTCGATTCTATCGATGATCGAACAGTTGGCCGGACGCTTTGTCCAGCCCCACACGAATGTCTACGACCTGGGCTGCTCCCTCGGCGCAGCGACCCTGTTAATGCAACGACAAGTGCCTCGCGATTGCACCATTCACGCGGTCGATAATGCGCCAGCGATGATCGATCGGCTTCGTTTGAAACTCCAAGCGACACTGCCCGATCCGAACCAAGGGACGGTCGAAGTTCACCAAGCGGATGTGTGCGAATTCCCGATGACAAATGCTTCGTTTGTCGTGCTAAACCTAACGCTACAATTCATTGCGACGGAACAACGAGCGACGCTGTTGAACGCGGTCGCCGATGCTCTCGTCCCTGGCGGTGCGCTGCTGGTGTCGGAGAAGATTTGTTTCGAAGACGCGAAACAACAATCGTTGCTCAATGATTTGCATCATGATTTCAAGCGTGCTAATGGATACAGTGATTTGGAAATCGCTCAGAAACGTACGGCACTCGAAAACCGTTTGCTGCCCGAAACGATGAAGACTCATGTGGACCGACTTTACGCGGCAGGATTTGACTGTGTCGTCCCCTGGTTCCAGTGTTTCAACTTCGTGTCCATCTTGGCTGTCAAAGCGGGGGCGGCACCGTGA
- a CDS encoding HEAT repeat domain-containing protein has product MNSNEIKLAVKQLASADGVDREKARQSLVDANSHEVIQAVIAELVDPRRQVRWEAAKALSQIAEPIAALPLVHAMDDEDHDVAWVAAEGVAEMGEAGLEAVLSGLTRSSRSGSFYKVAHHALKQIRKHGRHRQLIATVMESLEGVEPRLSAPIAAYHALQQLRGDGVPS; this is encoded by the coding sequence ATGAATTCCAATGAAATTAAATTGGCGGTGAAGCAACTTGCTTCGGCGGATGGCGTTGACCGCGAGAAAGCTCGCCAGTCATTGGTCGATGCAAACAGCCACGAAGTGATCCAGGCGGTGATTGCCGAATTGGTGGACCCCCGCCGTCAAGTTCGTTGGGAAGCGGCCAAAGCGTTGTCGCAAATAGCCGAGCCGATTGCCGCGCTGCCGTTGGTGCACGCCATGGACGATGAAGACCACGACGTTGCCTGGGTCGCCGCGGAGGGCGTGGCCGAGATGGGCGAAGCCGGATTGGAAGCGGTGCTCAGTGGGCTGACGCGGTCGAGTCGCTCGGGATCGTTTTACAAAGTCGCCCACCATGCACTCAAGCAAATCCGCAAGCACGGCAGGCATCGACAGCTCATTGCGACGGTGATGGAGTCGTTAGAGGGGGTTGAACCCCGTTTGTCAGCACCGATCGCGGCCTATCACGCCTTGCAACAACTTCGCGGTGACGGAGTGCCAAGCTGA
- a CDS encoding VOC family protein, translating into MRISAVTLATTCMSTAVDFYKRLGFELHRGGESATFTTFSVGKHHLNLRLLESASAPPSTTLVIFGVNDVDKMHRLLLERGLHPEFEPRDAEWGERYFHIRDPDGHPLSFAEPLAP; encoded by the coding sequence ATGAGGATTTCGGCAGTCACCCTAGCGACGACTTGCATGTCGACGGCGGTTGACTTTTACAAACGCCTTGGCTTTGAGCTACATCGTGGTGGTGAGTCCGCGACGTTCACGACGTTTTCGGTGGGCAAGCATCACTTGAATTTGCGATTGCTCGAATCCGCGTCGGCACCGCCGAGCACGACGCTGGTGATCTTTGGGGTCAACGACGTCGATAAAATGCATCGCCTGTTATTGGAACGAGGCTTACACCCCGAATTTGAACCACGCGATGCAGAATGGGGCGAACGCTACTTTCACATCCGCGATCCCGACGGGCACCCGTTGAGTTTCGCCGAGCCATTGGCACCCTAG
- a CDS encoding SpoIIE family protein phosphatase: MAFLSTSSIGDDGSAERYRLQDGETIIGRHPDCHIVVDAGAVSRYHAKVVQRNDDFLVEDSGSRNGTFLNGQLLTEPEVLREGDRVRISDVELVFHQDVVPEFARVQNQMTFDGSNFGIMMVEENETEKISSSKVEFRSSSEGLKLSATPEAKLEALMRINSNLSNALGLDEVLPKVLNSLFAIFPAADRGFVVMEDAKGNLIPRWVKTRQPRDESETVRISRTIIREVMNTGEAILSLDASEDTRFDSSQSIADFSIRSMICAPLIDGSGQAFGALQIDSLKGRGQFREEDTDLLSGVAAQAGVVINNARLHEQALVQREVEQDLKLATEVQQAFLPQSPPDAPGYRVCSFYRAANHIGGDYFDYIHFSDGRVGIVVADVVGHGVAAAMFMAKLSAETRFCLASDSNVARATERLNDRMSRLHVERFVTFLLIVINPNSETVTIVNAGHMAPVVRLASDGSIVEPGQEESGLPIAIDDGMTYEAVEFPMAVGDVAVMYTDGINEAMDIDDHEFGIDRVRQLTAAGGNAEEIKDSLVDAVLEHVGDAPPFDDMCLVVIERIAAPGQAIAKATDTVDYDPYDDEIDTGA; encoded by the coding sequence ATGGCTTTCTTGTCGACCAGCTCGATTGGAGATGATGGCAGCGCCGAGCGTTATCGATTGCAAGACGGCGAGACCATTATCGGACGACATCCGGATTGTCACATCGTCGTCGATGCGGGGGCGGTCAGTCGCTATCACGCCAAAGTGGTCCAGCGCAACGACGATTTTCTCGTCGAAGATTCCGGTAGCCGCAATGGCACGTTCCTCAATGGACAATTGCTGACCGAGCCCGAGGTCCTGCGCGAGGGCGACCGGGTCCGCATTAGTGACGTCGAACTGGTGTTTCACCAAGACGTGGTTCCCGAATTCGCTCGTGTTCAAAATCAAATGACCTTCGACGGTTCGAACTTCGGCATCATGATGGTCGAAGAGAATGAAACCGAGAAAATCAGCTCCTCGAAGGTGGAATTCCGCAGCAGCAGCGAAGGGCTCAAGCTATCGGCAACGCCCGAAGCCAAGCTCGAAGCTTTGATGCGAATCAATAGCAACCTTAGCAATGCACTGGGGCTCGATGAAGTGTTGCCCAAAGTGCTCAATAGTTTGTTTGCCATTTTCCCTGCCGCCGACCGCGGCTTTGTGGTCATGGAAGACGCCAAGGGGAACTTGATTCCACGCTGGGTGAAGACGCGTCAGCCGCGTGATGAGAGCGAGACGGTTCGCATCAGCCGAACGATCATTCGCGAAGTGATGAACACGGGCGAGGCAATTTTGTCGCTCGATGCATCCGAAGACACGCGATTTGACAGCAGTCAATCGATCGCGGACTTTTCGATCCGCTCGATGATCTGTGCGCCGCTGATCGATGGCAGCGGTCAAGCCTTCGGGGCGTTACAAATCGACTCACTCAAAGGACGCGGCCAATTTCGCGAAGAGGACACCGACTTGCTCAGTGGCGTGGCGGCCCAGGCGGGAGTGGTGATCAACAACGCGCGTTTGCACGAACAAGCGTTGGTTCAGCGTGAAGTGGAACAGGACTTGAAGTTAGCGACCGAGGTCCAGCAGGCATTCTTGCCCCAATCGCCACCCGACGCTCCTGGCTATCGCGTGTGCAGTTTCTATCGAGCGGCGAACCACATTGGCGGCGACTATTTTGACTACATCCACTTCTCGGACGGACGCGTCGGGATCGTGGTCGCCGACGTGGTCGGGCACGGAGTCGCGGCGGCAATGTTCATGGCAAAATTGTCTGCCGAAACACGATTTTGCTTAGCAAGTGATTCCAATGTGGCGCGGGCCACCGAGCGATTGAACGATCGGATGAGTCGGTTGCACGTCGAGCGGTTTGTCACATTCTTGTTGATCGTGATCAATCCTAACAGCGAGACAGTGACGATCGTCAACGCGGGCCACATGGCACCGGTCGTCCGCTTAGCAAGCGATGGCTCGATCGTCGAACCGGGTCAGGAAGAATCGGGGTTGCCGATCGCGATCGATGACGGCATGACCTACGAAGCGGTGGAGTTTCCAATGGCCGTCGGGGATGTCGCGGTGATGTATACCGACGGCATCAACGAAGCGATGGATATCGACGACCACGAATTTGGTATCGATCGCGTCCGTCAACTTACCGCGGCGGGGGGAAATGCGGAGGAGATCAAGGACAGTTTGGTTGACGCCGTCTTGGAGCATGTGGGCGATGCCCCGCCCTTTGACGATATGTGTTTGGTGGTGATCGAACGGATTGCAGCGCCCGGTCAAGCGATCGCGAAGGCGACCGACACGGTGGACTACGATCCGTACGACGACGAAATCGACACGGGAGCCTAG
- a CDS encoding sensor histidine kinase yields the protein MKLRNKLGVFLSVSGFALLCLGFSGAWYVLELQRQNSQLLDVNVASIRAAEELELLVHEMRHELGMFSLTHEPAHLDVAVEQERDVNQWLSQATALSATTEERTVLAELRGGLQDYFIQLHQLVDDRTTPISSTDIEQLRGAILSDHVLQRAHHYLKLNENELEQSNLQNQSLAHKLALVMVLLGACGAVVGLEAGYGVSRAINRSMFMLSVPIRDVVGKLDMVVGPVEVSADPSLQDLQIVLETVASRVATVVEQLQVKQHEVIRADQLAAVGQLAAGLAHELRNPLMCMKTLVQSARRDPPSTNLNATDLAILDEEITRLDNLLQTFLDFARPAELESKPVELAAIVRQTMGLVASRAETRHIQLDTQLPNESMVVQGDASQLRQVLLNLLLNAFDAVPNGGEISVIVERQGIDSDNEASPAGRPEWVCLSVIDNGCGLPMEQLERIFEPFFSTKDPGVGLGLAVSRRIIDAHEGQLLAEARSGGGTEFKVRLPLAVGTALPHLT from the coding sequence ATGAAGCTACGAAACAAACTGGGGGTTTTTCTATCCGTCAGCGGCTTCGCGTTGCTGTGCCTCGGTTTTTCAGGAGCGTGGTATGTGCTTGAGTTGCAACGGCAAAACTCGCAACTCCTCGATGTCAATGTGGCGAGCATCCGAGCGGCGGAGGAATTGGAGTTGCTCGTTCATGAGATGCGACATGAGCTCGGTATGTTCTCACTGACCCACGAACCAGCACACCTCGATGTCGCGGTCGAACAGGAACGTGACGTCAATCAATGGCTCTCTCAGGCCACCGCGTTATCGGCGACCACCGAAGAGCGAACGGTATTGGCAGAACTGCGTGGGGGTTTACAGGATTATTTCATCCAATTGCACCAACTTGTCGATGACCGGACGACACCAATTTCGTCCACGGATATCGAACAACTACGCGGAGCCATTCTGTCGGACCACGTTTTACAAAGAGCTCACCACTATCTCAAGCTGAACGAAAATGAGCTCGAACAAAGCAACCTACAAAACCAGTCATTGGCTCATAAATTGGCATTGGTGATGGTATTGCTAGGCGCCTGCGGCGCGGTGGTCGGCTTGGAAGCTGGGTACGGGGTGTCCCGAGCGATCAACCGTTCCATGTTCATGCTCTCGGTTCCGATTCGTGATGTCGTAGGCAAGTTGGACATGGTCGTTGGACCGGTCGAAGTATCGGCGGACCCAAGTCTACAGGACTTACAAATCGTGCTCGAAACGGTCGCCAGTCGCGTCGCCACGGTGGTTGAACAATTGCAAGTGAAACAGCATGAAGTGATTCGCGCCGATCAATTGGCTGCGGTGGGACAACTAGCGGCCGGCTTGGCCCACGAACTACGAAACCCGTTGATGTGCATGAAGACACTCGTGCAATCGGCCCGCCGGGATCCCCCTTCGACGAACTTGAACGCGACCGACTTGGCCATTTTAGACGAAGAAATAACGCGACTCGACAATCTGCTACAAACCTTTCTCGATTTTGCTCGCCCCGCGGAACTGGAATCTAAACCCGTTGAGCTGGCCGCCATCGTCCGTCAAACGATGGGGCTTGTGGCAAGCCGCGCGGAAACTCGACACATTCAACTCGACACCCAATTGCCAAATGAATCAATGGTGGTGCAAGGCGATGCGTCACAGTTGCGACAAGTGCTGCTGAATCTGCTACTCAATGCATTTGATGCAGTGCCCAATGGCGGAGAGATTTCAGTGATCGTTGAGCGACAAGGCATCGATTCAGACAACGAGGCATCGCCCGCTGGACGACCCGAATGGGTATGCTTGAGCGTCATTGATAACGGCTGTGGTTTACCCATGGAGCAACTCGAGCGAATTTTCGAGCCGTTCTTTAGCACCAAAGATCCCGGCGTGGGGCTCGGCCTCGCCGTCTCGCGGCGAATCATTGATGCTCACGAAGGCCAGCTCCTAGCGGAAGCTCGCAGCGGCGGCGGCACCGAATTCAAGGTGCGATTGCCGTTGGCCGTTGGAACCGCGTTACCCCATCTGACCTGA
- a CDS encoding acylphosphatase, translating to MNIPTVRYVVRFHGEVQGVGFRANALSQSAGLAVRGFVRNESDGSVQLDVVGVERDLRELVARIEASMKPNIDYQETEKLPSEDRPDEFRIRFS from the coding sequence ATGAACATTCCGACGGTCCGCTATGTGGTGCGGTTTCACGGCGAGGTTCAAGGGGTCGGCTTTCGTGCCAACGCGCTTTCCCAAAGCGCCGGACTTGCGGTGCGTGGGTTCGTTCGCAACGAAAGCGACGGATCGGTGCAGTTGGATGTGGTTGGTGTTGAACGCGATTTGCGTGAGTTGGTGGCCAGAATCGAAGCCTCGATGAAACCCAATATCGATTACCAGGAAACCGAAAAATTACCGTCGGAGGATCGACCGGATGAGTTTCGGATTCGCTTCTCCTGA
- a CDS encoding helix-turn-helix domain-containing protein, giving the protein MISIDTEALAEAIAEAILAKLPPRPEPPATQHLLVSSTKLATMLGISKPFIDRLRSEGKIPSIQVGTRRLYEPSEVVAALRKQNGVDQ; this is encoded by the coding sequence GTGATCAGTATCGACACAGAAGCATTGGCAGAAGCGATAGCAGAAGCCATCCTTGCGAAGCTGCCACCGCGTCCAGAGCCACCAGCTACACAGCACTTGCTGGTGAGTTCAACCAAACTGGCAACTATGCTAGGGATCAGCAAACCCTTTATTGACCGCCTTCGCAGTGAAGGCAAAATCCCGAGTATCCAAGTCGGCACCCGGCGATTGTACGAACCGTCCGAAGTAGTCGCAGCATTGAGGAAACAGAATGGCGTCGATCAGTAA
- the cmoB gene encoding tRNA 5-methoxyuridine(34)/uridine 5-oxyacetic acid(34) synthase CmoB, which yields MFQLRVHLGCQSGGGTVTLFDREPLFEELRRRELADWASELRRLCDERFHPAKHGNLEKWQQAWQALPDCVDALLHAHGDAVTVEGTLDDASVASLAQSLMQFHPWRKGPFELFGIPIDTEWRSNLKWDRLASAIDFRGKAVLDVGCGNGYYGWKMLAGGADLVLGCDPYLLYVMQFEVLRRYAAESQKHFIVPLADTDLPPRLGAFDVTLSMGVLYHRTSPIDHLQTLAETLKPGGQVVMETLVIDSPEANTLVPKDRYAKMRNVWFIPSVPMLTRWLDRTGFGNIEVIDVTATTPSEQRSTPWMTFHSLADFLDPHDASRTIEGYPAPVRAIVVATKS from the coding sequence GTGTTTCAACTTCGTGTCCATCTTGGCTGTCAAAGCGGGGGCGGCACCGTGACTCTGTTTGATCGCGAGCCCTTGTTCGAGGAACTGCGTCGCCGCGAGCTTGCCGATTGGGCATCTGAGCTACGGCGACTCTGTGACGAGCGGTTTCATCCGGCGAAACATGGAAATCTCGAAAAATGGCAGCAGGCTTGGCAAGCGCTGCCCGATTGCGTGGATGCACTATTGCACGCCCACGGCGATGCCGTCACCGTGGAGGGGACACTCGATGACGCCTCAGTTGCATCGCTAGCACAGTCGTTGATGCAATTTCATCCCTGGCGAAAAGGACCGTTTGAGCTATTTGGGATCCCGATCGACACCGAATGGCGATCCAACTTGAAATGGGATCGTTTAGCGTCGGCAATCGATTTCCGTGGCAAAGCCGTCTTGGATGTCGGTTGTGGCAACGGTTATTACGGCTGGAAAATGCTCGCCGGCGGGGCCGATTTGGTACTCGGGTGCGATCCGTATTTGTTGTACGTGATGCAGTTCGAAGTGTTGCGTCGTTATGCGGCCGAGTCACAGAAGCATTTCATTGTCCCGTTGGCGGATACCGATCTGCCGCCGCGATTGGGCGCGTTTGATGTAACGTTGTCGATGGGGGTGTTGTATCACCGCACAAGTCCGATCGACCATTTACAAACGCTCGCCGAAACTCTCAAACCCGGTGGGCAAGTGGTCATGGAAACACTCGTGATCGATTCACCCGAAGCGAACACGCTGGTGCCCAAGGATCGCTATGCCAAGATGCGCAACGTTTGGTTCATTCCATCGGTGCCGATGTTAACACGGTGGTTAGACCGCACCGGGTTCGGCAACATCGAGGTCATCGACGTGACGGCGACCACGCCATCGGAACAGCGTTCGACGCCCTGGATGACGTTTCACTCGTTGGCGGACTTTCTTGATCCGCATGATGCTTCGCGTACGATCGAAGGCTATCCCGCCCCCGTTCGCGCCATTGTGGTGGCAACGAAATCGTAA
- a CDS encoding alpha/beta hydrolase family esterase — protein MSSNKGKGITVLGASVIILFTITGIAYSQWQRPDPTGERVLFTHEGRERQYRIFVPERYNDNTTTPLVLCFHGGGGSDDQASAMGLTQFAKKKGFIVVYPNAINKHWNDGRESELFVEHDNSIDDVAFAMAVINRVKDEYTIDSDRIFSMGISNGGFMTQRLAIEHSETFSAVAIVIATMAKPLKESFAPNHPVSILYLNGTMDPIVPYDGGEVVINLFPRLAKFSSKPSKSRGHCISTDEAIELWLKQNGIANQAAVTKLADKDASDGCSIERSFWSGGKRDTNVALYKVVGGGHSLPGRDIRMPENIVGKTNQDIDGFEVIWDFFESHGRKPAASNASSDDASEG, from the coding sequence ATGAGTTCAAACAAAGGCAAAGGAATTACTGTCTTGGGTGCTTCGGTAATCATTCTCTTTACGATTACCGGCATCGCTTATTCGCAATGGCAGCGTCCTGATCCAACAGGCGAGAGAGTCCTCTTTACTCATGAAGGGCGAGAACGACAGTATCGAATTTTTGTTCCCGAGCGCTACAACGATAACACCACGACACCGCTAGTCCTCTGTTTTCACGGCGGAGGAGGCAGCGATGATCAGGCGTCCGCAATGGGTTTGACGCAATTTGCAAAAAAGAAGGGGTTCATCGTCGTTTATCCGAATGCGATCAATAAACATTGGAACGACGGTCGCGAGTCGGAGCTATTCGTTGAGCATGACAATTCGATTGACGATGTTGCGTTCGCGATGGCGGTGATTAATCGAGTCAAGGACGAATACACGATTGATTCGGATCGAATCTTTTCGATGGGCATTTCCAATGGTGGATTCATGACCCAGCGACTTGCGATCGAACATTCGGAAACGTTCTCGGCAGTGGCAATCGTGATCGCTACTATGGCAAAACCACTCAAAGAATCATTTGCTCCAAACCATCCAGTCTCCATCCTTTATCTAAATGGAACGATGGATCCCATCGTTCCCTACGACGGTGGCGAAGTGGTGATCAACCTCTTCCCCAGGCTCGCGAAGTTCAGTTCGAAGCCAAGCAAGAGTCGTGGTCATTGCATTTCGACCGACGAGGCCATCGAGCTTTGGTTGAAGCAAAACGGTATTGCAAATCAAGCTGCGGTTACCAAGCTCGCGGACAAAGACGCATCCGACGGTTGTTCGATCGAAAGATCTTTTTGGTCTGGCGGAAAGCGAGATACGAACGTCGCACTTTACAAAGTCGTTGGCGGAGGACACTCGTTGCCGGGACGCGACATCCGCATGCCAGAAAACATCGTTGGAAAAACGAATCAGGATATCGATGGATTCGAAGTGATATGGGACTTTTTTGAGAGTCATGGCCGCAAACCGGCAGCCAGCAATGCATCGTCGGACGACGCTAGCGAAGGTTAG
- a CDS encoding inositol monophosphatase family protein, producing the protein MIDRNRLLQTAARAARMGGEVLMRYFREGVVIRNKSESGGKTYDLVSDADLESEQTIAQFLRSRFPGHELLGEESLAGGATDAEHLWIIDPLDGTNNFAHRLPHFAVSIAYYHHGQPIVGVVYNPVREEMYTATQGGGAFLNGESVSVCDSQTLSQTLVGCGFYYDRGDMMRSTLAAIEEFFGHDIHGIRRFGTASLDLCQVGCGQFGGFFEYQLSPWDFAAGRLFVTEAGGQVTEGHGQPLPLKTTSLVASNSRLHDAMIEITKRHHP; encoded by the coding sequence ATGATCGACCGCAATCGACTTTTACAGACCGCCGCCCGTGCTGCTCGCATGGGGGGCGAAGTGCTGATGCGTTATTTTCGCGAGGGGGTCGTGATCCGAAATAAATCCGAATCCGGAGGCAAAACGTACGACTTGGTCAGCGATGCGGACCTCGAAAGCGAGCAGACGATTGCCCAGTTTTTGCGATCTCGATTTCCCGGTCATGAATTGCTCGGCGAAGAATCGCTCGCTGGTGGGGCCACGGACGCCGAACACCTGTGGATCATTGACCCTTTGGATGGCACCAATAACTTCGCCCACCGCCTGCCCCATTTTGCGGTTTCGATTGCGTATTACCATCATGGCCAACCCATCGTGGGAGTGGTCTATAACCCTGTGCGTGAGGAGATGTACACGGCGACCCAAGGGGGCGGTGCCTTTCTGAACGGCGAGTCGGTTTCGGTTTGCGATTCGCAAACGCTTTCCCAGACCTTGGTTGGTTGCGGTTTCTATTACGACCGAGGCGACATGATGCGGAGCACGTTGGCTGCGATCGAAGAATTTTTTGGACATGACATTCACGGCATTCGTCGATTTGGAACTGCATCGCTCGATTTATGCCAAGTCGGTTGCGGTCAATTCGGGGGCTTCTTCGAATACCAACTTTCGCCTTGGGACTTTGCCGCAGGACGGTTGTTTGTTACCGAAGCCGGAGGCCAAGTGACCGAGGGGCATGGTCAACCGTTACCGCTGAAAACGACCAGCCTCGTCGCCAGTAATTCGCGGCTGCATGACGCCATGATCGAAATCACCAAGCGACATCACCCGTGA
- a CDS encoding site-2 protease family protein: MMRAWHLGRLAGIDVRIHWTFLLVPLWVYFSSLAAGSGIASAALSVLFVLTIFACVLCHEYGHALMARYFGIPTRDITLLPIGGVASLQRMPRRPGQELAIALAGPAVNVGIAAVIFAGIVFLNPASGAVALFATQLAIVNVALVVFNMLPAFPMDGGRVLRSLLAMWMPYASATRIAATIGQITAMGFGLLGLITGNWILVLVAGFIFLAARGEAMMASKAAPSHELPFEQDSSSEVKARLMNHRGSYVPPRRSQPIVIMPIRFYNRNRSQHSA; this comes from the coding sequence ATGATGAGGGCATGGCATTTAGGACGATTGGCGGGGATCGACGTACGGATTCACTGGACGTTTCTGCTCGTTCCATTGTGGGTCTATTTTTCGAGCCTGGCGGCGGGCAGCGGTATCGCCAGCGCCGCCCTTTCGGTTTTGTTCGTGCTCACGATTTTTGCTTGCGTGTTATGTCATGAGTACGGGCACGCGTTGATGGCACGCTACTTTGGTATTCCCACACGTGATATCACCTTGTTGCCGATCGGCGGCGTGGCGAGTCTACAACGCATGCCTCGTCGGCCGGGCCAGGAGTTGGCGATTGCCCTGGCGGGCCCCGCCGTGAACGTGGGCATCGCCGCTGTGATTTTCGCGGGAATCGTATTCTTGAATCCAGCCTCGGGGGCCGTTGCGTTGTTCGCCACGCAATTGGCGATTGTCAACGTCGCCTTGGTTGTGTTCAACATGTTGCCGGCGTTCCCGATGGACGGTGGCCGTGTATTGCGATCGCTGCTTGCCATGTGGATGCCCTACGCATCGGCGACTCGGATCGCAGCCACAATCGGGCAAATCACCGCGATGGGGTTCGGTTTACTTGGATTGATCACTGGCAATTGGATACTGGTCCTTGTCGCTGGCTTTATTTTTCTTGCCGCTCGCGGCGAAGCGATGATGGCCAGTAAAGCAGCTCCTTCGCACGAGCTTCCGTTTGAGCAGGACTCAAGCAGTGAAGTTAAAGCGAGGTTGATGAATCACCGGGGATCGTATGTCCCCCCGCGACGTTCGCAACCGATCGTGATCATGCCGATCCGTTTTTACAATCGGAATCGATCCCAGCATTCGGCTTAG
- a CDS encoding DUF1559 family PulG-like putative transporter, whose translation MDDYTPAQETLMQYRVIAFAFALLSVTSLAFSDDPDPAKQAKHPAGFTNLQRLGIAMHGYHDIFGRFPPAVLYAPDGKTKYSWRVELLPVLKHYVDGIDNDALNANTTREQYAALIKACGYDIDQPWDSEPNREILNAMPAVYRHPSDAPESNHSAFYAIVGSGTAFDPNVTSTYTDIRAWPGTTLMLAESRSREPWTKPIDIAYSADTVIPRFGGFSSNGFMTVSCDGGVHFVSDAVSPADLRSYITKDQSDRFSIPGIPAAY comes from the coding sequence TTGGACGACTACACCCCAGCACAGGAGACTCTGATGCAATACCGAGTTATCGCGTTCGCATTTGCTTTACTTTCCGTTACCTCGTTGGCTTTCAGTGACGATCCTGATCCAGCGAAGCAGGCTAAACATCCCGCCGGGTTTACGAACCTGCAAAGGCTCGGGATTGCGATGCATGGATACCACGACATTTTTGGCCGCTTTCCGCCTGCTGTGCTTTACGCTCCCGACGGCAAAACCAAGTACAGTTGGCGCGTCGAACTGTTGCCCGTCCTTAAGCACTACGTTGACGGCATCGACAATGATGCACTGAACGCCAATACCACTCGTGAGCAGTATGCCGCATTGATCAAAGCATGCGGTTACGACATCGATCAACCGTGGGACTCGGAGCCAAACCGGGAGATCCTCAATGCCATGCCTGCCGTCTACAGGCATCCCAGCGATGCCCCCGAATCAAATCATTCCGCCTTTTACGCGATCGTTGGCAGTGGCACGGCCTTTGATCCCAACGTGACATCCACCTACACCGATATCAGAGCGTGGCCCGGCACCACTTTAATGCTGGCCGAATCGCGCAGTCGGGAGCCGTGGACAAAACCCATCGACATTGCCTATTCGGCCGACACGGTTATTCCTCGGTTTGGCGGCTTTAGTTCAAACGGTTTTATGACAGTCAGTTGTGATGGTGGCGTTCACTTTGTCTCTGACGCCGTTTCTCCAGCGGACCTTCGGTCGTACATTACGAAGGACCAATCAGACAGATTCAGCATACCGGGAATCCCCGCTGCGTATTAG
- a CDS encoding VOC family protein has product MTIKRMDNVGIVVEDIDTAVIFFTELGLALEGRMTIEDEWAGRVTGLRGQRVEIAMRCTPDGHSRLELSRFDAPAIKSDHRTAPVNSLGYLRVMFAVDDLDDTLSRIGKLGATVVDEVVNYQDRYRLCYIRGPKGILIGLAQQLGQPETRTNPMKQNE; this is encoded by the coding sequence ATGACAATCAAACGCATGGACAACGTCGGCATCGTGGTGGAAGACATCGACACCGCCGTCATATTCTTCACGGAGCTGGGCCTTGCTCTCGAAGGCCGGATGACAATCGAGGATGAATGGGCCGGCCGCGTCACCGGCTTGCGTGGCCAGCGTGTCGAAATTGCAATGAGGTGCACACCTGACGGCCACAGTCGATTGGAGCTCTCTCGCTTTGACGCCCCGGCCATTAAATCCGATCACCGCACAGCTCCTGTGAACTCGCTTGGATATCTGCGTGTCATGTTCGCGGTTGACGACCTTGACGACACGCTCTCGCGGATCGGCAAACTTGGCGCGACGGTGGTCGATGAAGTCGTCAACTACCAGGACAGATACCGGCTATGCTACATTCGCGGCCCTAAGGGAATTCTGATCGGTCTTGCTCAACAGCTTGGTCAGCCAGAGACCCGAACGAATCCTATGAAACAAAACGAATGA